The following is a genomic window from Spirosoma foliorum.
AAGAAATCAGGAAGCGTGCCGTATAAAGCTTCTAAAAACTCCTGCGCCGAAATGATGCGGCCATCCGCACTCCAGAACGAGGTAGACATCATGTGCTGAATCTCCCGTTCTTTTCCATCCCGAAGTTTTATCTTCAGTTTTGGTTTATAGTCGTCTCCTCCTCCTGGTGGGTCTTTGGGGCCACCCGACGGTGGTGGAATTGGGTAAGGTTTGGGCTCGGGCTTAGGTTCCGGCTCATCGGGTGGGCCATCCCATTCGGGGTCTATAAAGTGCTCGTAGGCACCCACATAGTCGTAAATGGTGAAGAACTCTTTGCCATCAAACAGTCGCGTACCCCGGCCAATAATCTGCTTGAATTCAACCATGGAATTGACGGGGCGCAGCAACACGATGTTACGGATGTTGCGGGCGTCAACCCCAGTCGATAGTTTCTGCGAGGTGGTCAGGATGGTTGGGATGGTCTTTTCGTTATCCTGAAACTCACGCAGGTATTGCTCGCCCAGTGGACCATCATCGGCCGTGACGCGCACGCAGTAGTTTGGATCACGGCTGGTTTTCTGCTGGTTGATCAGGTCGCGGATCATGCCCGCGTGGGGCTGGTTGGCACAAAAAACAATGGCTTTTTCCCGCTGGTCGGCTTCGGTTAGGTAGAGTTGAACTCGCTTGGCTTCGCGTTCGGTAATCTCGATGGTGCGATTAAAGTCACTCTCTTTGTACTTCTTTCCAGCCTCTACCTGCCCTTCAATCACCTTATCGTCCGATACGTAGGTGTATTCGTCGAGGGTGGTCTGGATGCGTTTGACCTTGAAGGGCGTCAGGAAGCCGTCGTTGATACCTTCTTTGAGCGAATAAATGTAAACCGGCTCGCCAAAGTAGCGGTACGTATCGGTGTTAACATCACGTTTGGGCGTGGCCGTCAAACCCAGTTGAACGGCGGGTTCAAAGTATTCCAGAATGGCCCGCCAGGTGCTTTCGTCGTTGGCTCCGCCCCGGTGACACTCATCGATAATAATGAAGTCGAAGTAATCGGGTGGATAGGCCCCGAAGTAGGGCGTCGGATTACCGCTGGCGTCGGTTCCGCTCATGAACGTCTGGAAAATGGTAAAGAAGATGTTCCCGTTGGTGGGTACACTCCCTCTGCGCCGGATTTCAAGCGGACTGATCCGGATCAGCGCATCGTCGGGGAAGGCCGAAAACGCGTTGAATGCCTGATCGGCCAGGATGTTGCGGTCGGCCAGAAACAGGATGCGGGGCCTGCGGGATTCATCGCGCCGGAGACTCCAGCGGGTTTTGAAGAGCTTCCAGGCAATCTGAAACGCAATAAACGTTTTGCCGGTACCCGTAGCCAACGTGAGCAATATACGCTGCTCGTTTTTGGCAATGGCCGACATTACATTGTTAACTGCCCGTTCCTGATAATACCGCGCTCCTTTGGTGCCGCCGACATCCTCAAAGGGTACGGCATTGAACAGATCGCGCCAGTGGTTGGGATTATCGAAGGTTTTGTTCCAGAGTTGATCGGGTGTGGGGAAATTGGCTACCAGCCCTTCCTGACCGGTTTTCATGTCGATCCGGTAAATCTCCTTCCCGTTGGCTGCGTAGGTAGTTTCCAGACCGAGCATCTGGGCGTAGTTTTTGGCCTGCGCCACGCCCTCACCTACAGGCAGCTCGTTGCTTTTGGCTTCTATTACGGCCAGCTTAATGCCCTTGTACATCAGTACATAATCGGCTTTGAGCTGTTTGCCCCGGCCGCCCCCGGTCTGGATTTTCCCGTTGGTAATAATGAATTCGCGCAGGACTTTGGTGTTGGGGACTACACCCCAGCCGCTGGCGGTTAGTTTTGGGTCGATCAATTCGGCCCTGGTTTCGGTTTCGTTCATGGTAGGAAGGTGTGGCTTAGGTAGGTGCTGGTTTATAGCGCCAGGGCAGTAGCGGCAGTGTTGGTCAGCTCGCCCTGAAACGCTTTTTGCAGAATCGCTTTTTTCAATTCATCTAAATCCGTCAATTTCTGCTGATAAATGGCTTCGAGTTTTTTGGTTTCGGCGGAAAGGGCATCAAGTTTGGCGACGATACTGGTTTGATCCGTTATTGAACCTATATAGAACTTATATTCGAATAGATGTTCGCGATTTACTTTAGGCATACCAGCCCTTGCAGACCCTTTAATAGCATATTGAGTAAAATCATGTGAAAGAAGCAGGTAAAAAAGGTAATCACGAATCATTTTATCCTTAAATGGCGATAGCGGATATATATCAGCACTACATAATCCACAAAAATCAGGCTTAGCAACTTTCATTAAATATGGCCGGATTTTACTATAGAGAACCATTGATTCATCAAACAAAAATTTTCCTGATATGAGCCCTTCTTCTTGGGCAGTTTTCAACTCGATCAACCTCCCTGTCAATGATTCTATATTTGCACCGCCCACGTGAAGTACGTTAAGAAATTCAGTATTTCGAGGATCAATTAGTTTTGATGAAATACTACAAACTTCTCCTAAACTCTTCTCTACCCACTCCTCACCCGGATTGGCAAAAACCGACTGCAAATAGGATTCAAACAACTCGCGAGCGTTTTGCAGGTTCTTTTCGGCATTTTCTTTGGCCTTGTCAATAGCCGCAAAAGCCTCATCCAGAATGGCTACGATGCGTTGTTGTTCGGGGAGGGATTTGGGGTATGAAATTGTTTGTCCTCTTACTTCTCCATCGGTTACAGCCGGATAGCTTGCGCCCTTCTGTAATTTCTGCATTTCTGCATTAAAGCCATCTGTCTGAAGAAAATAAAAGATGAGTTTGTAGTCGATGTATTCATTAGCTCTCAAAACAAAGTAACCAGTACTACACACTTGACCATTAAATTTATCCGGAATAATGGCGATACGTTTTAGCGTTGGTCTTACAGTAGCAAATATTATGTCATTTGTCCTGACAAGTTTCCTTGCCCTACTAGGGGCTTCTTTTCCTGTTAGTCTACTAGTACTGACAATCGAAAAAGTTTCATTATCAACACTGGATACATCTATATAATCAAATTCTTTATCTGGACTTTGAGCAGGATTTATATTTTCTGTCTTTTGAATGACATTTCCCAGCGTCTTTACTTCCCAATCCGTCTTCATACCAGTTCCCAGATGCCGTTTAAAATGTCTGCACTTTCTTCATCTAAAGCCCGCATTTCGGCCAGGATTTCCTGGGGTTCTCGTAACGCAACTTCCTCTTTTTTGTGCGGGTTCTTGGCCGAGAGGTCGTAGGTAGCGGGGTTAATGTCGGCTATGTTGAGCGTCCAGGAGTTGTCGGAGTTGGCTTTGGTTTTTTGGAGGGCTACAAAGTCGGCCAGGTCGCGCTCGTTGAGGGCGTTTGTTTTGCCTAGATTACGGTCGAGGTTAAGCTGGTAAAACCAGACGTTGCGGGTGGGTGCCCCTTTTTCAAAAAACAGCACGACCGTTTTCACACCTGCGCCGGTAAAGGTGCCGCCGGGCAAATCGAGCACCGTATGCAGGTTGCAGCTTTCGAGCAACAGTTTACGCAGGCTCACCGAGGCATTATCAGTATTGGAGAGGAAGGTGTTTTTAATCACAATGCCCGCCCGGCCTCCGGCTTTCATGATCTTGATAAAATGCTGCATAAACAGCGAGGCCGTTTCGCCCGTTTTGATCGGGAAATTCTGCTGCACTTCGGCCCGTTCCTTGCCACCAAAAGGCGGATTGGCCAGCACAATATCGTAGCGGTCGCGCTCCTGAATATCGGCCAGGTTTTCGGCCAGCGTATTGGTATGAATGATGTTTGGAGCCTCTACACCATGCAGAATCATGTTCATGGTGCCAATAATGTAGGCCAGTGACTTTTTCTCCTTGCCGTAGAACGTGCTTTTCTGTAGCGTTTCGAGGTCTTTGGTCGATAAGTTTTTACCCGCTTTTAAATAGTCAAACGCTTCTACCAGAAAACCCGCCGAACCCGATGCGCCATCGTAAATTTTCTGGCCAATTTCGGGGGCAACCACCTTCACAATGGTTTTTATGAGCGGGCGGGGTGTATAGTATTCGCCCCCGTTTCGGCCCGCATTGCCCATGTTTTTGATCTTGTCCTCATAGAGGTGGCTCATCTCGTGCTTTTCGGCATGTGTCCGAAAACGCAACAGGTCGATACGGTTAATAACCTCACGCAGGTTGTAGCCACTCTGCAACCGGTTTTTGAGTTCGCTGAAGATCTCCCCAATCTTGTATTCAATGGTGTCGGCGTGTTCGGCATCGACCTTAAATTTCTTGAGATAGGGAAAGAGTTTATCGTCCACAAAGTCTTTCAGGTCGTCGCCAGTCATGGCTACCTGGTGGTCAATCAGGCCCAGTGGAGTTTTAGGAGCCGCCCATGCAGTCCATTTGTATTCGGGCGCAATGATGGGCGTATAGTCAATGCCTTTCAGTTCGGCGGCCGTTTGTTTGTCTTTTTCTAAATCGTCGAGGTATTTTAGGAACAGCACCCAGGAAGTTTGCTCCACATAATCCAACTCACTGCCACAACCGGCATCCTTGTGCAGGATGTCGTCAATATTCTTAAACGTCTGTTCAAACATGGTGTATTTATTAACGCGTTATTCGTCGCCCATGTACAAACATACGGAATCCATGACGTTTTAAGTTGGGAAAAGAGGAGTCGATTTTAGCTTTTGAGACGGTCGCAAACCTGAGCAAGCCAGTGCATCGGCAGATAGCCCTTTCTGAGCCCCAACCTGAGTAGTATCTTGTTCTAGTTTCTATGGATTATCTCCACACAACATAAGCAAGCAGGCCAGCAAAAGGCGTTGTGGCCCTTTACTGACCTGCTTATGTTGTTCAGCGCTTACCAACAGTTTCTTACACTAGTAACCCGGATTCTGGGTTATATTCGAATTAACCGCCATTTGCTGAATTGGGATTGGGAATAACAGATACTTCGGATCGCTCGTGTAATTCTTCTCGTAAAACGGTTGCAAAAACTTGCCGAACCGGATCAGATCCTGCCGTCGCCAATTCTCGATATACAACTCCCGACCTCGCTCGTCCAACAACGTATTCAAGTCAATAGTCGTTAAGGCGGTGGCTCCCCGTGAGGAGTGCGTGCGAATGGCATTAACCAAGGAGAGGGCTGTATTACCGTAAGCGCCTGCATTGGTGGCCGTGCCACCCCGTAAAATAGCTTCCGCTTTCATCAGCAACACGTCAGGTAACCGGAAGTAAACGTAGTCATTATCAATCAATCGACTACCATCATTGGCATAGTCAATCGGGTACTTGATCGGTCTGATTCCGGGCAGCTCCAGGTTAGCGCCCGTTTCGATAATCTTTACCTCTTTTGAAAAAATCAAGGGATTACCGGGTCTGTCTTTTAGAGGAGCGTCTGTCGTTAAATTATACTGCTGACCAATCAGGAATCCTGTATTGATACGATTGCCTGGGTTAGCCAGACCACCCGGACTTTTATAAGCTGCGCCCAATCGCTTATCGGTAGCCTCGTATTTATCGTAGAAATCCGGCAGAATTACCCAGCCATTGTTTCCATTCGGGCTTTGGTTGGGGTGCAGGAATGTAACCCATCGGTTTCGCAAGTTCGCGTTTGGCGATACGCCCCCTACGTTCTCCTGGGTCCAGATGTTTTCTTTGCCGATCGTCGTGTTGTTGGGCGCAAAATTGTCGTAATAATTAGCCGTGAACGAGTACTTATTGCTGTTAATAATCTCGTCGGCCAAGCTGATGACCTTGTTCATATCCTCTGCCGCAAAGGTTGGCGTAGCCCGGTTGGTATACGCCCCTTTGTTAAGGTATAATTTCATCAGAAACACACGGGCGGCATCTTTATTGGCCAGCCCCGCTGGTCCTTCCGGTAAGTTCCCTTGTATGGCTGTTACTTCGCTGATAATGTAGTTCAGGGCGTCCAGGCCTTTACGTACTTTGGACGCTTGTACCACACTCTCTCCCGGCTCCCGATAAGGTACCTGATCGTACAAATCCAGCAACCAGAACATACACCAGGCCCGTAAAAACCGGGCTTCGGCTGCCTGCTGGGGCGTTGGATTGAATCGCAGCATATCGGTAGCGGCAAAAATTCCTCCACTCATGTTGTTGAAGGTGTTAATAATACGGATGTGATTACCGTCCCAACGATGCTGGTGCAACTGGCGCCAGGTTCCATTATCGTCCCAGTCTGGCCCACGGGTTGGGCCCATCATGGCATCGGTAGTCATTTCGCAGAGCGCGTTTAGCTGCGAATTGTTTTGGAAAGGCTCCCGGATTGAATTGTAAACCCCGGTCAGTAGGGCGGCTGTATTAGCCGAGGTCGACGTACTGATCTGACTGGCAGTCAGGTCGCCCTGGAACTTCTCTTCCAGATCGGTACACCCAACAAGGCTTACGATCAGACCAAGTGTACAAATACGAACTACGTTATTTTTTAAGGACATTTTCGTAAGGGTTTATAACGAGAAATTGACGCCAAACGTGATGGTACGAGCCGATGGATACGCGGCATAATCGATGCCTACCGATGGCACACTATTAATGGCTTTGTTGACATTGACTTCTGGATCAAAGCCCGTGTATTTGGTGAGAACAAACAGATTCTGACCAGTCACATAGACGGCTGCTCCCCGGATAACTTTGGCGATGTTACCGATGGAATATGAAAGGGTCGCGTTCGTCATTTTGAGGTAATCTCCTTTTTCGATGAAGCGGGAAGAAGGTGTTACCGGGTTGGCAATCGACTCCTTAACAGGTTCTCTAAATAAGGATAAGCCGATGTTTCGCCCTCCGTTAAGCAGCCCCACACTAATGACGGCGTTGTTGGTATTGTTGTAAATATCCTGCCCGAATGCGCCGTTCATGTTGGCAATCAGCGAGAGTTTTTTGTAGCGAAGTGTCGTACTGAGACCTAGCAAGGTTTTGGGATTTGGATTACCTACGTAGAAAAAAGTATTACCCGCGTCTTCATAGGTAGCCAAGCCGGTAGATTCATTCATTCCCAGATATCGGCGTGTATAAAACGCATTGATGGGTAAGCCATTCTGAATCACTTCTACCGAAACGCCACTCAACCCTGGCCCATTCAAAGCCCCGGTCAAAATGGGCGCAGTTAAACCGGATACGCTGTTGCTAATAAAGGTGGCATTGGCGCTCAAATCCCAACTGAAGTTATCCTTTTTGACAATGGCCCCATCGATGGCCACTTCCAGACCCTTGTTTTGGATACGGCCATCCAGATTGATCCAGCGAATAACTGATCCTGGAGGAGCGGGCTGAATTGGCGGGCTAGGGAACAGCAGATCGGTGGTGGTTTTATTAAAATAATCGACGGTGGCCGAAATGCGGCTGTTCAGCATCGATACGTCAAAACCAATGTTGTACTGCTTATCGGATTGCCATTTTAAGTCCGGGTTGGGGTTATTGGTCTGCCCAAGACCGCCATTATCGGTGAACGAATAGCGAGCCTGCGAAGAGCCTGATGGGAACTCCTGGTTACCCGTTTTTCCCCAGCCACCGCGTATTTTCAGCGAATTGATGCTGTTGACGTGGAAAAATGACTCATTACTGATGTTCCAGGCCGCCGAGAAAGACGGGAAGTAACCATACTTATTGTTCGTACCAAATTTGCTGGAACCGTCGGCACGGAGGGTAGCTGTTACCAGATAGCGATCTTTGTAATTACCAATTGCCCGACCAAAATAAGACTGAAGCTCGGAGGTAGGATCAACAAATGACGAAACGGTACGACCAGTTGTGTTCGAATACTGGATGTAGTCAGTGTAGTCCAGGCCGTAATTACCAAACCCCGACGCTGGCCCCAGCGCGCTCATAGCCGAGCCCTTGTTGGCAAAGGTCATATACTCAAAGCCGACCAGCGCATTGAGGTTAAGGTCCGGCGCAATGTCTTTATTGAAGTTCAGCGTGTGCGTAAATTGCTGGGTGCTGAGTTCGTTATTGCCGATGCTGGCCCACCCTTTTCCTTGCGTCGCGGAGATGTTAATATCCTGATTGATCGACGTTCGGCGACCGCCCGCACTATAATTGACACTATATAGCATCCGATATTCCAGCCAGTCTGTAATCTTATAATAGGGCGAAATGCTGGCCAAAATGGTAGTTACCTTCGATTGGTCATTGTACAGCTCCGACATCGCCAATGGGTTGATTACCGCACCCGCTTTAATATTGAGACTACCATTTGCTTTCCGCAGCGAATCGGTTGGGTTCCATTGTAAAGCGTGCCCAATCAGGCTCCCATTCGAACCGGCATCGTTGGTAATAGCGGCAATGTCTTCGATGTACTGACTGGAATTTACGTTCATGTCTATTCCCAGTCGTTTGCTCTCCAGAAATTTCAGGTTGCCCGAGAAATTCGCCGTGTATTTTTTGAAACCCGTTTTATTGATAATACCTTCCTGATTCAGATAACCCGCTGATATACGGTACTTTCCGCTTTCATTTCCCCCACTAATGGCAACGGTATAGTTCTGTTGGATGCCTTTTCGCAAAATAGAGCCAAAGGGGTCCTCATTTCCACCTTTATCATTTAACGGGCTTACTCCATAGTACTTTATGGCTTCTCGATACTGCTCGGCATTCAGGACATTTATTCTTCGGAAAATAGTCGAAACACCCGTATTGAATCCAAAATCAACTTTTGCTGCTCCGGTCTGCCCTCGTTTGGTATTGATAATGACAACCCCGTAGGCCGCTCGAGAACCGTAAATGGCTGTGGCAGAGGCATCTTTCAATACATCGATCGAGGCAATATCGGCCGGGTTCAGAAAGTTCAGTGGATTGCCACCGGGTGTGTTGCCCAGACCATTGGCATTTAATCCAGGACGGGCCGAGCGGTTATCCAACGGCACCCCATCGACTACATACAGGGGTTGACCACTACCCGTAATGGCCGAATTTCCCCGAATTTTGACCGTAGCAGCTCCACCCGGCTGACCGCTGTTGTTGATAATCTGTACCCCCGAAACCTTCCCCTGAATCAATTGATCAGGCGAAGTGAAATTCCCTTTATTGAAATCTTTAGCCGTAACGGACGTCACAGCGCCGGTGAGATCTTTTTTTTCGGGCGGTTCCGTATCCTACCACCACAACCTCATCGAGCGACTTCATTTCGGGCCTCAACGTAATGTTGACAACTGCCTGATTGCTTATGGCAACGTCCTGAGAGGTGTACCCTACAAAACTGAAGGTTATGGTAGCGGCCCCATCGGGAACGGTCAACCGATAAACGCCGTCTTTATCCGTTACGGTACCTCGTTGCGTTCCTTTCACCAACACCGATACCCCCGGCAAACCAACCCCTGACTCATCGGCGACCGTACCCGAAATGGCCCGATCGGTGGGTTGTTCTACTACATTCAGATGGCCTCGGCCAATGACGTTCGTTAGCTTTCCAGGCGATCCGTAACTTACTGTAAACGAACCCAGAGCTAACTGGAAGCAGCCCATACAGAGCACGCGCTGCCATTTTTTAGCGAGAATTTTGTGCATAAACGATTAAGGATTGAATTTTAGGAAAATGATAATCTTGATAGCCAACAACGCTTCCATCTGGTGAAGGAAAGGCCACGAATTTGTCGCCTTCGAATCCATCACTTTTTGGAGATTTAATTGTCGGTTACCTTTATTTAGTAAGAGCGCAGAAAAGAGGCATTAACCTCTTTTTAATGCGAAAATATTTTTGGCCGATTTTCTATAGCCTTTTTGGGAGGGATTTGACTGGCTATTCCAGTATCAGTGGGGCCGGACGTACTAATGCGAAAGATGAATCATTTACGCTCCAGCACTTAAGCGTAAAAACTAAAAAAGCACCTAACATTTCCGTTAAGTGCTTGATAATAAAAGTATATTCTTATTGCTTTGCTCAGATAGCATTTAGTGGTAACTCTCTAAAATAGAGAAACTTACGCCACTATAAATACAATAGTTTAATGCCTTTTCTAAACCCAGTCAAGCGTGTTTACGCCCATTCTGTGGCGATTTATGGAATATAAAGACCAACTGTTAACCGTTTCCGAATCGATCTGCAAGTTGTTAAACCAATTAAGTTACAAGTCGATTCGGGATGTTAGGTATCTAAATCTGGCTAGTCTTCAATCCACAGCAACTCAAATTGGTGACTCGTTGCCTGTTGGCGTGGCTGAATAACTTCGGTCGGACTTGGGACACTCGAAAGGTATTTCTTTTGAAACAGCGACTCAATCTTTTGTCTCAGTTCTTTATAACTCTCATTGCCAGGATAAACGCGCAGGGCATTGTTCAGTTTATATAATTCATCAATCGTAAAGGTTTCCTCATGGAGCGCCTGTCGTAGTTCCAGATTAACCTGTCTTTCCAAGTAACACCGATCAAAGTCGAGTGGTATAGGGGGAGTTAAACCACAATTATCAAGTTGAATAACGTCGGTCGACTCTTTAAGGAATCCTTGGTCTAAAAGCCATTCATAGAAGGCATTCCAGGTTCTAAACTGAGATGGTAGCGTAGGATTGTGCATTGCTGGAAAGAGGGTTTGGATTGTCTAAAGCCCGTTTATTAATCGGATAAATCGCTTATTAACGAGTCTTTAATGTACTTACTCCGTAGTTAGCGTAGCTTTCCTATATATACGGATGAATGTATGTATAGGTTTTAAAAAAAGACCATTATCTACTGAGCGGCAGTCGGTGAAATCACTTTCTCATAGGAAAGTACTTCCACCCTGTTCATTGCTGGCGAGACTTGGCCGTCATTCTCGCTAAAAGTCAGCTAAAATCGCTCAATATCCGGGCTAAATCCTGGTGTTTAAGCAACGCACTCGTGTAGAGTTGTGATATACCGTTCCAGGTACATGGGCATATCTTTCGTTTTGTATTGAAGAATGTAACGTGGGTGATCGAGGGTAACGATACGGTCGAAAAAGCCCTGCTGGTCATTGAGCTTACGTAAGTACGATTCGTTTTTCCGGCCCAGACAAACCGCTACGTTTCGGTTATACCCAAAGCGAATCTGTGTTCGAACGGTTTCGGTAATAGCAGGCCAAAGTGCTTCAGTGGTTGCTCGGTCGTCGTAAAAATTATAATTTTTCCCGCCTTTTGTTAAAGCCAGCGGAAATAGCGAAGTCAGGAAAAATTGCCCGTAAAATGCCGCTGCTCCACCAAATGCCTCGACAACCTGATAAATAAATCGACTTGATAATTCGGGCGTATCGCGGAAGTCATTCTCAATACCACAGTATCGTCGCAAGTTTTGAGGAGTGGTAAACGAAATGCCCGTTACACCAGAGCCAAACCGCCCTGGATTGATGCCCAACACGAAAATACGTGGATTAGTATCATTGAAAAACCGGCCGTAAAACTCCTCGACAATACGCTGAACCGCTGGTTGTTTATAGGGATTAATGGCACTTACATCAATTGGCAAATTAGCAGGAGCAACCAGGGTGTTATAATACGGAATTGCTTGTTCGGCGAAGGTAGGCATGTTGCTTTTTGAACAGTAATTTCTTTAAGAATAATAGGTGAATAATTCTTTACCTGACTCTTGTAAGAAAATGGGTAAAATATATTTTTGTAGAAGATTTGGGGCTGTTACAAGTAACCATAATCCTGTAATTCACCCAATTACAAATAAACTTTTTATACCTCCCTCATACCAGAACTATTAAACACACTTAGTCCTATGAATGTTATTAATGCTCTAAAGTCCTCCATTAAAAAAGGTATTCAGCAGGTAACAGCCCCACAACCACTAAAAGAATTTGAACCAGCTACACTACCTTGGTTAGATAAACCGGGAGCTGACATTGAACAGTTCGTTCGCAAATACGAACGAGGCAGAAACGTACCTTATGATCTGGCCGAAAAATTAAAATTTTGGCAGAAAAATGGATATGTTATTCTGAAACAAGCAATTGATCCGGCCTGGATTGATCAGTACTGGAGCGAAGTTGAAGAGCTTATCGAGAATCATAAGCAATATAAAACTCTCGTCCGAGTCGATTTGCCTGAGTATGCTGCACGGCCAGTACTACCTATTAATGAGGTACCCAAAGATGTGCTTAATGGGCCCTACATTAAATTTATGGACTTCCATGATAACTCTGTGCTAGGCAAAAAAATCATGCTCCATGAAAACATCATTACCTTCCTGGAGGCTGTATTTGCAGATCGGGTTATTGCGATGCAGAGCTTGCTTTTTAAATACGGAAGCCAGCAAGCAACGCATCAGGACTTCCCCTACGTAGTATCGGAAGTACCCAGCCATCTAGCTGCCTCCTGGATTGCCATGGAAGATATTCACATTGATTCTGGACCATTATACTATTACCCTGGTTCTCAATATAATAAGAAGTTTGATTTCGGCAATACAGGTATTTTCTTCAATGGACAGTCGAAATACAACCCCAATGATTTCGCGAATTATCTGGATAAGAAATGTGAGGATTTTGGCCTGAAACGGGAGACATTACTTATTAAAAAAGGCGATGTTTTGATATGGCATGCGGCCCTCGCCCACGGTGGAGATGCGATTCGAAATCCAGCATTAACACGCAAATCGTTCGTTAATCACTACTCCTCTATCAAGGCGTATAAACACCACCGTCAGAGTCCCACAACTGAACCTATTCGGCGAAGCATGAACGGTGCCGACGTGTTTGCTAATCCAATTATGCCCGATCAGGAAGATATATTTAAAGGGGGCGAAAAGTTATAAACCAGTTTTCAACTACAGGCATAGATAAAGAAGAAAGTCGGACATTTAGCCCGACTTTTTGTTTTGTACTCTTGCGATAGGCCAACTACTTAATATTCTTCCGACGATTTCGCTGAAAGTCTTCGAACATCATATTGCCTAACCCCTGCAAACCACTGTAATAAGCGCGCCCATTAT
Proteins encoded in this region:
- a CDS encoding restriction endonuclease subunit S, producing the protein MKTDWEVKTLGNVIQKTENINPAQSPDKEFDYIDVSSVDNETFSIVSTSRLTGKEAPSRARKLVRTNDIIFATVRPTLKRIAIIPDKFNGQVCSTGYFVLRANEYIDYKLIFYFLQTDGFNAEMQKLQKGASYPAVTDGEVRGQTISYPKSLPEQQRIVAILDEAFAAIDKAKENAEKNLQNARELFESYLQSVFANPGEEWVEKSLGEVCSISSKLIDPRNTEFLNVLHVGGANIESLTGRLIELKTAQEEGLISGKFLFDESMVLYSKIRPYLMKVAKPDFCGLCSADIYPLSPFKDKMIRDYLFYLLLSHDFTQYAIKGSARAGMPKVNREHLFEYKFYIGSITDQTSIVAKLDALSAETKKLEAIYQQKLTDLDELKKAILQKAFQGELTNTAATALAL
- the hsdR gene encoding EcoAI/FtnUII family type I restriction enzme subunit R gives rise to the protein MNETETRAELIDPKLTASGWGVVPNTKVLREFIITNGKIQTGGGRGKQLKADYVLMYKGIKLAVIEAKSNELPVGEGVAQAKNYAQMLGLETTYAANGKEIYRIDMKTGQEGLVANFPTPDQLWNKTFDNPNHWRDLFNAVPFEDVGGTKGARYYQERAVNNVMSAIAKNEQRILLTLATGTGKTFIAFQIAWKLFKTRWSLRRDESRRPRILFLADRNILADQAFNAFSAFPDDALIRISPLEIRRRGSVPTNGNIFFTIFQTFMSGTDASGNPTPYFGAYPPDYFDFIIIDECHRGGANDESTWRAILEYFEPAVQLGLTATPKRDVNTDTYRYFGEPVYIYSLKEGINDGFLTPFKVKRIQTTLDEYTYVSDDKVIEGQVEAGKKYKESDFNRTIEITEREAKRVQLYLTEADQREKAIVFCANQPHAGMIRDLINQQKTSRDPNYCVRVTADDGPLGEQYLREFQDNEKTIPTILTTSQKLSTGVDARNIRNIVLLRPVNSMVEFKQIIGRGTRLFDGKEFFTIYDYVGAYEHFIDPEWDGPPDEPEPKPEPKPYPIPPPSGGPKDPPGGGDDYKPKLKIKLRDGKEREIQHMMSTSFWSADGRIISAQEFLEALYGTLPDFFTDEEELRSIWSNPMTRKTLLANLAEAGYGKDELIALQRLIQAENSDLFDVLEYISFARKPISRADRVAEAESTIFALLTPQQKEFLEFVLDKYVESGVDELDQEKLPSLLELKYHSLNDAAERLGSVAAIRSTFIDFQKHLYEQKAA
- a CDS encoding RagB/SusD family nutrient uptake outer membrane protein is translated as MSLKNNVVRICTLGLIVSLVGCTDLEEKFQGDLTASQISTSTSANTAALLTGVYNSIREPFQNNSQLNALCEMTTDAMMGPTRGPDWDDNGTWRQLHQHRWDGNHIRIINTFNNMSGGIFAATDMLRFNPTPQQAAEARFLRAWCMFWLLDLYDQVPYREPGESVVQASKVRKGLDALNYIISEVTAIQGNLPEGPAGLANKDAARVFLMKLYLNKGAYTNRATPTFAAEDMNKVISLADEIINSNKYSFTANYYDNFAPNNTTIGKENIWTQENVGGVSPNANLRNRWVTFLHPNQSPNGNNGWVILPDFYDKYEATDKRLGAAYKSPGGLANPGNRINTGFLIGQQYNLTTDAPLKDRPGNPLIFSKEVKIIETGANLELPGIRPIKYPIDYANDGSRLIDNDYVYFRLPDVLLMKAEAILRGGTATNAGAYGNTALSLVNAIRTHSSRGATALTTIDLNTLLDERGRELYIENWRRQDLIRFGKFLQPFYEKNYTSDPKYLLFPIPIQQMAVNSNITQNPGY
- a CDS encoding class I SAM-dependent DNA methyltransferase — encoded protein: MFEQTFKNIDDILHKDAGCGSELDYVEQTSWVLFLKYLDDLEKDKQTAAELKGIDYTPIIAPEYKWTAWAAPKTPLGLIDHQVAMTGDDLKDFVDDKLFPYLKKFKVDAEHADTIEYKIGEIFSELKNRLQSGYNLREVINRIDLLRFRTHAEKHEMSHLYEDKIKNMGNAGRNGGEYYTPRPLIKTIVKVVAPEIGQKIYDGASGSAGFLVEAFDYLKAGKNLSTKDLETLQKSTFYGKEKKSLAYIIGTMNMILHGVEAPNIIHTNTLAENLADIQERDRYDIVLANPPFGGKERAEVQQNFPIKTGETASLFMQHFIKIMKAGGRAGIVIKNTFLSNTDNASVSLRKLLLESCNLHTVLDLPGGTFTGAGVKTVVLFFEKGAPTRNVWFYQLNLDRNLGKTNALNERDLADFVALQKTKANSDNSWTLNIADINPATYDLSAKNPHKKEEVALREPQEILAEMRALDEESADILNGIWELV